The following proteins are encoded in a genomic region of Saccharopolyspora antimicrobica:
- a CDS encoding alanine/glycine:cation symporter family protein, translating into MTTTTAPDGQLVLAAEEGGALSGIENAINTVFNPISEGFSGIVFGELTVFGVTFPWIVAWLVIAAAVFTLVFGFVQIRSFKLAIDLVRGKYSEKDAPGEITHFQALASAVSGTVGLGNIAGVGVAVTVGGAGATFWMIVCGLLGMATKFVECTLGVRYREIAEDGTVSGGPMHYLRKGIAERFPNAFGVTLGKVLAVLAAVMILFFAIAGGNMFQANQTFAQLRNVTGGDDGLLGSDGAALIFGILLAVLIGAVIIGGIKSIGAVTSRLVPTMGVIYVVACLIVIAVNYDTVPSAIGEIISGAFTPEAGFGGLIGVLIIGFQRAAFSNEAGLGSAPIAHSAVKTRDPATEGIVALLEPFIDTVIVCTMTALTIVIAKTQFWTDAQQTVLNGGETPDGVTVTSESFATVLPWFPYVLTVAVALFAISTIITWGYYGQRAWLYLFGKSKTQERVYNVVFCAFTVVGSVLTLGSVLDFADAVLFALALFNITGLYLLIPVVKKELASFKTKLRNGEVPRAEAAEERV; encoded by the coding sequence ATGACCACTACGACAGCGCCGGACGGTCAACTCGTCCTGGCTGCCGAAGAGGGCGGCGCGCTCTCAGGCATAGAGAACGCGATCAACACGGTCTTCAACCCGATCTCCGAAGGCTTCTCCGGCATCGTCTTCGGCGAGCTCACCGTCTTCGGGGTGACCTTCCCGTGGATCGTGGCCTGGCTGGTGATCGCCGCCGCGGTGTTCACCCTCGTGTTCGGGTTCGTGCAGATCCGCTCCTTCAAGCTGGCCATCGACCTGGTCCGCGGCAAGTACAGCGAGAAGGACGCGCCCGGCGAGATCACCCACTTCCAGGCGCTCGCCTCGGCCGTTTCCGGCACCGTCGGCCTCGGCAACATCGCCGGTGTCGGCGTGGCGGTGACGGTCGGTGGCGCCGGCGCGACGTTCTGGATGATCGTCTGCGGCCTGCTCGGCATGGCCACCAAGTTCGTCGAATGCACCCTGGGCGTGCGCTACCGCGAGATCGCCGAGGACGGCACCGTCTCCGGCGGCCCGATGCACTACCTGCGCAAGGGCATCGCCGAGCGCTTCCCGAACGCGTTCGGCGTGACCCTGGGCAAGGTGCTGGCCGTGCTCGCCGCGGTCATGATCCTGTTCTTCGCCATCGCGGGCGGGAACATGTTCCAGGCCAACCAGACCTTCGCGCAGTTGCGCAACGTCACCGGCGGCGACGACGGGCTGCTCGGCTCCGACGGCGCGGCGCTGATCTTCGGCATCCTGCTGGCGGTGCTGATCGGCGCGGTGATCATCGGCGGCATCAAGTCCATCGGCGCGGTCACCAGCCGCCTGGTGCCGACTATGGGCGTGATCTACGTGGTCGCCTGCCTCATCGTCATCGCCGTCAACTACGACACGGTGCCCAGCGCCATCGGCGAGATCATCTCCGGCGCGTTCACCCCGGAAGCCGGGTTCGGCGGGCTGATCGGCGTGCTGATCATCGGTTTCCAGCGCGCCGCGTTCTCCAACGAGGCGGGCCTGGGCTCGGCCCCGATCGCGCACTCGGCGGTGAAGACCAGGGACCCGGCCACCGAGGGCATCGTCGCGCTGCTGGAGCCGTTCATCGACACCGTCATCGTCTGCACCATGACGGCGCTGACCATCGTCATCGCCAAGACCCAGTTCTGGACCGACGCGCAGCAGACCGTGCTCAACGGCGGCGAGACCCCGGACGGCGTCACGGTGACCTCGGAGTCCTTCGCCACCGTGCTGCCGTGGTTCCCGTACGTGCTGACCGTCGCGGTCGCCCTCTTCGCGATCTCCACGATCATCACCTGGGGCTACTACGGCCAGCGGGCGTGGCTGTACCTGTTCGGCAAGAGCAAGACCCAGGAGCGCGTCTACAACGTGGTCTTCTGCGCGTTCACCGTGGTCGGCTCGGTGCTGACCCTGGGCAGCGTGCTCGACTTCGCCGACGCGGTCCTGTTCGCGCTGGCGCTGTTCAACATCACGGGCCTGTACCTGCTGATCCCGGTGGTGAAGAAGGAGCTGGCCAGCTTCAAGACCAAGCTCCGCAACGGCGAGGTCCCGCGGGCCGAAGCGGCCGAGGAGAGGGTCTGA
- a CDS encoding MFS transporter, translated as MTSSTETVRDAPARRDAHGSADESPMSHRQIMEAMSGLMLALLVAILSSTIVSNALPRIIADLDGTQGQYTWVVTAMLLTSTASTPIWGKLSDLFSKKLLYQLAIVIFTVGSVAGGFAQSMETLIGFRALQGIGMGGLQALIQVVIAAMVSPRDRGRYSGYIGATFAVATVSGPLVGGVIVDTDWLGWRWCFWVTVPIAVIAFIVLGRTLKLPVIKRPVKIDWFGALFLVGGVSLLLVWVSLAGKSFDWWSAETAAYVGGGVLALIIAVIIESRVSEPIVPLRMFRNPTVTLATIGTVAVGTAMFGGSVFLGQYFQISRSMTPTEAGLMTLPMVGGMFLSSTFSGQVISRVTGKIKPFLVAGSVVMVAAMWLLSTMDHETNLWLVGVYLFLMGTGVGMLMQNLVLAVQNATSARDMGSVTSVVTFFRTLGGSAGVSVLGAVLATQVSDYIVRGLAQIPGAAQAAGGSGSGTLNIDGLPEPIQVIVRAAYGDAIGDIFFISACVAVVTFVAVLFLRETPLRTTIDSHEEREAVAVAAHEDAVDNLTRPVDNSAATNGSPQVPPTAEPVDNSVDRRSEAWSEPVSPRRYATNGRHLAGELGGAGLYVHGTVQDSAGSPVGGVVLTLTDANGRQVERARTDQDGQFQLSVAHGGTYVLIASGGSYQPTASMVAVGDRPVRHDVQLLGAGRLVGLVHVGGVGVAGAMVVLTDVRGEVVATTATAADGHYAFGDLVGGAYALTVTAPNYRPVANSVTVADGEQTTADVVLQSGAQLTGVVRSASLGVAVPDARVTLLNSGGAVVGAATTDVDGNYTFTDLPDGEYTVIATGYPPVASSLRLAGEASTHDVELGYPETD; from the coding sequence ATGACGAGCTCGACGGAGACGGTGCGGGACGCGCCGGCCCGACGGGATGCGCACGGGTCCGCCGATGAATCGCCGATGTCGCACCGGCAGATCATGGAGGCGATGTCCGGGCTGATGCTGGCGCTGCTGGTCGCCATCCTCAGCTCGACCATCGTGTCCAACGCGCTGCCGCGCATCATCGCCGATCTGGACGGCACCCAGGGCCAGTACACGTGGGTGGTCACCGCGATGCTGCTGACCTCCACCGCGTCCACCCCGATCTGGGGCAAGCTCTCCGACCTGTTCAGCAAGAAGCTGCTCTACCAGCTGGCCATCGTGATCTTCACGGTCGGCTCGGTGGCGGGCGGCTTCGCGCAGTCGATGGAGACGCTGATCGGCTTCCGGGCCCTGCAGGGCATCGGCATGGGCGGTCTGCAGGCGCTGATCCAGGTCGTGATCGCGGCCATGGTCTCGCCGCGCGACCGCGGTCGCTACAGCGGTTACATCGGCGCCACCTTCGCGGTGGCCACGGTCAGCGGCCCGCTGGTCGGCGGCGTCATCGTGGACACCGACTGGCTGGGCTGGCGCTGGTGCTTCTGGGTGACCGTGCCGATCGCGGTGATCGCGTTCATCGTGCTCGGCCGCACGCTGAAGCTGCCGGTGATCAAGCGCCCGGTCAAGATCGACTGGTTCGGCGCGCTGTTCCTGGTCGGCGGCGTGAGCCTGCTGCTGGTGTGGGTCTCGCTGGCGGGCAAGTCGTTCGACTGGTGGTCGGCGGAGACCGCGGCCTACGTCGGCGGCGGTGTGCTGGCGCTGATCATCGCGGTGATCATCGAGTCGCGGGTCAGCGAGCCGATCGTGCCGCTGCGGATGTTCCGCAACCCGACGGTCACGCTGGCCACCATCGGCACCGTCGCGGTCGGCACCGCGATGTTCGGCGGCTCGGTGTTCCTCGGCCAGTACTTCCAGATCTCGCGCAGCATGACGCCGACCGAGGCCGGGCTGATGACGCTGCCGATGGTCGGCGGGATGTTCCTGTCCTCGACCTTCTCCGGCCAGGTGATCTCCCGGGTCACCGGCAAGATCAAGCCGTTCCTGGTGGCCGGGTCGGTCGTGATGGTCGCGGCGATGTGGCTGCTGAGCACCATGGACCACGAGACGAACCTGTGGCTGGTCGGCGTCTACCTGTTCCTGATGGGCACCGGCGTCGGCATGCTGATGCAGAACCTGGTGCTGGCGGTGCAGAACGCGACCAGCGCGCGGGACATGGGCTCGGTGACCTCGGTGGTCACCTTCTTCCGGACCCTGGGCGGTTCGGCGGGCGTCTCGGTGCTCGGCGCGGTGCTGGCCACCCAGGTGTCGGACTACATCGTGCGGGGCCTGGCCCAGATCCCCGGTGCCGCGCAGGCGGCGGGCGGCAGCGGCAGCGGCACGCTGAACATCGACGGCCTGCCGGAGCCGATCCAGGTCATCGTCCGGGCCGCCTACGGCGACGCGATCGGCGACATCTTCTTCATCTCCGCCTGCGTCGCGGTGGTCACCTTCGTGGCGGTGCTGTTCCTCCGGGAGACGCCGCTGCGGACCACGATCGACAGTCACGAGGAAAGGGAGGCGGTTGCGGTGGCCGCGCACGAGGACGCTGTGGACAACCTCACCCGCCCTGTGGACAACTCGGCCGCGACCAACGGCTCTCCGCAGGTGCCACCGACCGCCGAGCCTGTGGACAACTCTGTGGACAGGCGATCCGAGGCCTGGTCAGAGCCGGTGTCGCCGCGCCGCTACGCAACCAACGGCAGGCATCTGGCCGGTGAACTCGGCGGTGCCGGGCTCTACGTGCACGGCACCGTGCAGGACTCCGCGGGCAGCCCGGTCGGCGGCGTGGTGCTCACCCTCACCGACGCCAACGGGCGGCAGGTCGAGCGGGCCCGCACCGACCAGGACGGGCAGTTCCAGCTGTCGGTCGCCCACGGCGGCACCTACGTGCTGATCGCCTCCGGCGGCAGCTACCAGCCCACCGCGTCGATGGTGGCGGTCGGCGACCGCCCGGTGCGCCACGACGTCCAGCTGCTCGGCGCCGGCCGCCTCGTCGGCCTGGTGCACGTCGGCGGCGTCGGCGTCGCCGGGGCGATGGTGGTGCTCACCGACGTGCGGGGCGAGGTCGTGGCCACCACGGCGACCGCCGCGGACGGGCACTACGCCTTCGGCGACCTGGTGGGCGGCGCGTACGCGCTGACCGTCACCGCGCCGAACTACCGGCCGGTGGCCAACTCGGTGACCGTGGCCGACGGTGAGCAGACGACGGCGGACGTGGTGCTGCAGAGCGGCGCGCAGCTGACCGGCGTCGTCCGGTCGGCGAGCCTCGGCGTCGCGGTGCCGGACGCGCGGGTGACGCTGCTGAACTCCGGCGGTGCGGTCGTCGGCGCGGCGACCACCGACGTCGACGGCAACTACACCTTCACCGACCTGCCCGACGGCGAGTACACGGTGATCGCCACCGGTTATCCGCCGGTCGCCAGCTCGCTGCGGCTCGCGGGCGAGGCGAGCACGCACGACGTCGAGCTCGGCTACCCGGAAACCGACTGA
- a CDS encoding MarR family winged helix-turn-helix transcriptional regulator, whose protein sequence is MGPTLETCGELLRPLRALMGLKQVALQRGYFGDQEVPYAAAGLLAELVFRGECRASDLAHHRIVDASVVSRQVGQLEQAGLISRRPDPADRRVSLLRATPEGERAVAELERRKAEWIANALEGWEDAKVRELGRLLGDAMDDIRRHTIDEGICHADPATREGTR, encoded by the coding sequence ATGGGACCGACACTCGAGACCTGCGGTGAACTGCTCCGCCCGCTGCGGGCGTTGATGGGGCTCAAGCAGGTAGCTCTGCAACGGGGGTACTTCGGCGATCAGGAGGTTCCCTACGCCGCGGCCGGATTGCTCGCCGAGCTCGTGTTCCGCGGTGAATGCCGGGCCTCCGACCTCGCCCACCACCGCATCGTCGACGCCTCAGTGGTGAGCAGGCAGGTGGGCCAGCTCGAACAGGCCGGCCTGATCAGCCGCCGGCCCGACCCCGCCGACCGGCGGGTGTCGCTGCTGCGCGCCACCCCGGAGGGCGAGCGCGCGGTGGCCGAACTCGAACGCAGGAAGGCGGAGTGGATCGCCAACGCGCTGGAGGGCTGGGAGGACGCGAAGGTCCGCGAGCTCGGCCGGCTGCTGGGGGACGCCATGGACGACATCCGCCGCCACACGATCGACGAGGGGATCTGCCACGCGGACCCCGCTACCAGGGAAGGAACTCGATGA
- a CDS encoding MarR family winged helix-turn-helix transcriptional regulator — MIEQDEARATDGVREEGVDRRSAAETVERELVMMFRRARNLSTTVAAHVHPDLDPASYSLLLMIDDAGPLRGMDVAGRTGLDKSTVSRQIATLVELDLLERVPDPDDGRARRIQLSDLGRERLAQVRAERRKHLHGQFASWTTQDLKDLARLLAKLNAMM, encoded by the coding sequence GTGATCGAGCAGGACGAGGCGCGGGCGACCGACGGGGTGCGCGAGGAAGGCGTGGACCGGCGCTCCGCGGCGGAGACCGTCGAGCGCGAGCTGGTCATGATGTTCCGCCGCGCCCGCAACCTCTCCACCACGGTGGCGGCGCACGTGCACCCGGACCTGGACCCGGCCTCCTACAGCCTGCTGCTGATGATCGACGACGCGGGACCGCTGCGCGGCATGGACGTGGCCGGCCGCACCGGCCTCGACAAGTCGACGGTCAGCCGCCAGATCGCGACCCTGGTGGAGCTGGACCTGCTGGAGCGGGTGCCGGACCCGGACGACGGCCGAGCCCGCCGCATCCAGCTCTCCGACCTCGGCCGCGAACGCCTGGCCCAGGTCCGGGCCGAACGCCGCAAGCACCTGCACGGCCAGTTCGCCAGCTGGACCACTCAGGACCTCAAGGACCTGGCCCGCCTGCTGGCCAAGCTCAACGCGATGATGTGA
- a CDS encoding YceI family protein, producing the protein MDLGQQQAGGAGAVTATVRGGDGWPVPEAVLTVIDGTGTQVARVQGDAQGSVVAAGLSSGAYTAIVTAVGHEPVARTTLVHDGTAATLGEVELRRAGGADLPAPGLWRIDPVHSSIQITARHLGISSIRGRFNEFAGEIRIGNPVESSTVEATIAAASVDTGNGMRDDHLRTADFLDVERHPEIAFRSTALRPRGGDRWDLDGELTLCGLTRPVRLDTRFAGVGPDPWGGTRASATATTQLRREDFAMNFNQALQTGIAAIGTTLKVEIDVQAVRE; encoded by the coding sequence ATGGATCTCGGCCAACAGCAGGCCGGTGGCGCCGGGGCGGTCACCGCGACCGTCCGCGGCGGTGACGGCTGGCCGGTCCCGGAGGCGGTGCTGACCGTCATCGACGGCACCGGCACCCAGGTCGCCCGCGTGCAGGGCGACGCGCAGGGCTCGGTGGTCGCCGCCGGGCTGTCCTCCGGCGCCTACACCGCGATCGTCACGGCGGTGGGGCACGAACCGGTCGCCCGCACCACGCTGGTGCACGACGGGACCGCCGCCACCCTCGGCGAGGTGGAGCTGCGCCGCGCGGGCGGCGCGGACCTGCCCGCGCCGGGGCTGTGGCGGATCGACCCGGTGCACTCGTCGATCCAGATCACCGCCCGGCACCTGGGGATCAGCAGCATCCGCGGCCGGTTCAACGAGTTCGCGGGCGAGATCCGCATCGGCAACCCGGTCGAATCGTCCACTGTGGAGGCGACGATCGCCGCGGCCAGCGTCGACACCGGCAACGGGATGCGCGACGACCACCTGCGCACCGCGGACTTCCTGGACGTCGAACGCCACCCGGAGATCGCCTTCCGCTCCACGGCGCTGCGCCCGCGCGGCGGCGACCGCTGGGACCTGGACGGCGAGCTGACGCTGTGCGGGCTGACCCGCCCGGTGCGGCTGGACACCCGCTTCGCGGGAGTGGGCCCGGACCCGTGGGGCGGCACCCGCGCCTCGGCGACGGCGACCACCCAGCTCCGCCGCGAGGACTTCGCGATGAACTTCAACCAGGCGCTGCAAACGGGGATCGCGGCCATCGGCACCACCCTGAAGGTCGAGATCGACGTCCAGGCCGTCCGCGAGTAG
- a CDS encoding pyridoxamine 5'-phosphate oxidase family protein, with product MPRDPFVEEEHQAQLPGSKGEHLLQRAYGSEKRARKFYDDQVLDHLNPQMKEFIGRMDLAFIATADARGECDSSLRAGTPGFIEVLDDRHVCYPEYRGNGVLASLGNISENPHIGILLVDFVTDLIGLHLNGKARIVEDADLRAIHPALPADFARGRTPERWVVVQVEEAYIHCRKHIPRMVPVLRQRSWSTDDGKRKGGDYFEAKGTPRPWHHAEPVWAG from the coding sequence GTGCCCCGCGACCCGTTCGTCGAGGAAGAACACCAGGCGCAGCTGCCCGGCTCGAAGGGCGAGCACCTCCTGCAGCGGGCCTACGGCAGCGAGAAGCGCGCCCGCAAGTTCTACGACGACCAGGTCCTGGACCACCTCAACCCGCAGATGAAGGAGTTCATCGGGCGGATGGACCTGGCCTTCATCGCCACCGCCGACGCCCGCGGCGAGTGCGATTCGAGCCTGCGCGCCGGCACGCCCGGCTTCATCGAGGTGCTCGACGACCGGCACGTCTGCTACCCCGAGTACCGCGGCAACGGCGTGCTGGCCAGCCTCGGCAACATCAGCGAGAACCCGCACATCGGCATCCTGCTTGTGGACTTCGTGACCGATCTGATCGGCCTGCACCTCAACGGCAAGGCCCGCATCGTCGAGGACGCCGACCTGCGCGCGATCCACCCCGCGCTGCCCGCCGACTTCGCCCGCGGCCGCACCCCCGAGCGGTGGGTCGTCGTGCAGGTCGAGGAGGCCTACATCCACTGCCGCAAGCACATCCCGCGGATGGTCCCGGTGCTGCGCCAGCGGAGCTGGAGCACCGACGACGGCAAGCGCAAGGGCGGTGACTACTTCGAGGCCAAGGGCACGCCGCGGCCCTGGCACCACGCCGAACCCGTCTGGGCCGGCTGA